From a region of the Streptacidiphilus albus JL83 genome:
- a CDS encoding dipeptide ABC transporter ATP-binding protein produces MGPFVPQPQTSLPVPGASPSVLQVEDLSIRFPGPGGSLAEDEGAVTALRGLSFDLAPGQVLGLVGESGSGKSAAALALLGLHRGTAAQVGGAVRLHREGLPSLDVNTVADEELRRVRGSELAMVFQEPLTSLDPYRKVGAQIAAVHRLHNGSDRATAKRHAAEALDRVGIDPASRYGAYPHEFSGGMRQRALIAMALVLRPRVLVADEPTTALDVTVQAQIIDLLDGLRAETGMGLVLISHDLGVVAGIADDVLVLRRGEAVERGPVGAVLGAPAHAYTKQLLAAVPRMDAPLAPSPVADSGDSAENLLVVENLTVRYPGGGSRGSSSVHALKGVDLTVRRGESLGIVGESGSGKTTLGRTLVRLLDPTEGRVLYRGQDIGAWRGRTLRTSRRELQMVFQDPTSSLNPRRTLIDSVAEPLRVQGVRDAGRLRAEAGELLERAGLAGTLHDRYPHQVSGGQRQRAAIARALILKPQLVVCDEPVSALDVTTQAQVVALLAELREAFDLTLVFIAHDLAVVRQVSDRIAVMRQGEIVETLPAADLADAAHPYTRSLLAAAPLPDPEAARAQRAARSGAAA; encoded by the coding sequence ATGGGTCCGTTCGTCCCGCAGCCCCAGACGTCCCTGCCTGTGCCTGGCGCGTCGCCCTCCGTCCTCCAGGTCGAGGATCTGAGCATCCGCTTCCCCGGCCCCGGCGGCTCCCTCGCCGAGGACGAAGGCGCTGTCACCGCCCTGCGCGGCCTCTCCTTCGACCTGGCGCCGGGACAGGTCCTCGGCCTGGTCGGCGAGTCGGGCTCGGGCAAGTCCGCCGCCGCGCTCGCCCTGCTCGGCCTGCACCGGGGCACCGCCGCACAGGTCGGCGGCGCCGTCCGGCTGCACCGCGAGGGACTGCCGAGCCTGGACGTGAACACCGTCGCCGACGAGGAACTCCGCCGGGTCCGGGGCAGTGAGCTCGCCATGGTCTTCCAGGAGCCGCTGACCAGCCTCGACCCCTACCGCAAGGTCGGTGCGCAGATCGCCGCCGTCCACCGGTTGCACAACGGCTCCGACCGGGCCACCGCCAAGCGCCACGCCGCCGAGGCGCTGGACCGCGTCGGCATCGACCCGGCCAGCCGGTACGGGGCCTACCCGCACGAGTTCTCCGGCGGCATGCGGCAGCGTGCGCTGATCGCCATGGCGCTGGTACTGCGCCCCCGGGTGCTGGTCGCGGACGAGCCGACCACGGCGCTGGACGTCACCGTCCAGGCGCAGATCATCGACCTGCTGGACGGCCTGCGCGCCGAGACCGGCATGGGACTGGTGCTGATCAGCCACGACCTGGGCGTGGTCGCCGGCATCGCCGACGACGTGCTGGTACTGCGGCGTGGCGAGGCCGTCGAGCGCGGGCCGGTCGGCGCGGTCCTGGGCGCACCGGCGCATGCGTACACCAAGCAACTGCTGGCCGCCGTGCCCAGGATGGACGCCCCGCTCGCGCCGTCGCCGGTGGCCGACAGCGGCGATTCCGCCGAGAACCTTCTCGTCGTCGAGAACCTGACCGTCCGCTACCCCGGCGGCGGTTCGCGCGGCAGCTCGTCCGTCCACGCGCTGAAGGGCGTCGACCTGACGGTCCGACGGGGCGAGTCGCTCGGCATCGTGGGGGAGAGCGGCAGCGGCAAGACCACCCTGGGCCGGACCCTGGTCCGACTGCTCGACCCGACCGAGGGCCGGGTGCTCTACCGGGGCCAGGACATCGGCGCCTGGCGCGGCCGGACCCTGCGCACTTCCCGCCGGGAGCTGCAGATGGTCTTCCAGGACCCGACCTCCTCGCTCAACCCTCGTCGCACTCTCATCGACTCGGTCGCGGAACCGCTCCGGGTCCAGGGCGTCCGCGACGCCGGCCGGCTCCGGGCCGAGGCCGGCGAACTGCTGGAGCGAGCCGGCCTGGCCGGCACCCTGCACGACCGCTACCCGCACCAGGTCTCCGGCGGCCAGCGCCAACGCGCCGCCATCGCCCGCGCGCTGATCCTCAAGCCGCAGCTCGTCGTCTGCGACGAGCCGGTCTCCGCCCTGGACGTGACCACCCAGGCCCAGGTCGTCGCGCTGCTCGCTGAGCTCCGCGAGGCCTTCGATCTGACCCTGGTCTTCATCGCCCACGACCTCGCCGTCGTCCGCCAGGTCAGCGACCGGATCGCGGTCATGCGCCAGGGCGAGATCGTCGAGACCCTACCGGCCGCCGACCTCGCCGACGCCGCCCACCCCTACACCCGGTCCCTCCTCGCCGCAGCACCCCTGCCCGACCCGGAGGCGGCGAGGGCGCAACGCGCCGCGCGATCGGGGGCGGCGGCGTAA
- a CDS encoding ABC transporter permease: MTRFLLRRLLGALGVLLALSAVVYAIFYLIPGDPAVLACGKGCTAPQLEAVRHSLGTDRPIVVQYWTFLTTLVTGHSFNTGPTTVWCSAPCLGYSYQSSQPVTQMLLQRLPVDVSLTLGAAVLWLLLGIGAGLYSARRPGSLRDRATTFTVLTLSSTPVFILALLLLVGACVWLQVLPFPNYVPITEDPAQWAQNLILPWLAIALVSAATYARLTRSGVLETLGLDHIRTLRAYGWSERRIVTRHAIRGALPTIATMAAMDIGTTMAGAVFTESMFGLPGLGKLVVDSAASLDLPVVCGITLLAGALIIIANTAADVLNAALDPRVRI; the protein is encoded by the coding sequence ATGACCAGATTCCTGCTGCGCCGGCTGCTCGGCGCGCTCGGCGTGCTGCTCGCGCTCTCCGCCGTGGTCTACGCGATCTTCTACCTGATCCCCGGCGACCCGGCCGTCCTCGCCTGCGGCAAGGGCTGCACCGCGCCGCAGTTGGAGGCGGTCCGGCACTCCCTGGGCACCGACCGGCCGATCGTCGTCCAGTACTGGACCTTCCTGACCACCCTGGTCACCGGGCACAGCTTCAACACCGGCCCGACCACCGTCTGGTGCTCCGCGCCCTGCCTCGGCTACTCCTACCAGAGCTCCCAGCCGGTCACCCAGATGCTGCTCCAGCGGCTGCCGGTGGACGTCTCGCTGACCCTCGGCGCGGCCGTGCTCTGGCTGCTCCTCGGCATCGGCGCGGGTCTCTACTCCGCCCGCCGCCCCGGCTCGCTCCGGGACCGGGCGACCACCTTCACCGTGCTGACCCTCAGCTCCACGCCGGTCTTCATCCTGGCGTTGCTGCTGCTCGTCGGCGCCTGCGTCTGGCTGCAGGTCCTGCCCTTCCCCAACTACGTCCCGATCACCGAGGACCCGGCGCAGTGGGCGCAGAACCTGATCCTGCCGTGGCTGGCCATCGCCCTGGTCTCGGCCGCGACCTACGCCCGGCTCACCAGGTCCGGCGTGCTGGAGACCCTCGGCCTCGACCACATCCGCACCCTCCGGGCCTACGGGTGGAGCGAGCGCCGGATCGTCACCCGGCACGCCATCCGGGGTGCACTGCCGACCATCGCCACCATGGCCGCCATGGACATCGGCACGACCATGGCCGGCGCGGTCTTCACCGAGAGCATGTTCGGGCTGCCCGGCCTGGGCAAGCTGGTCGTGGACTCGGCCGCCTCGTTGGACCTGCCGGTGGTCTGCGGCATCACGCTGCTCGCCGGGGCCCTGATCATCATCGCCAACACCGCTGCCGACGTGCTGAACGCGGCGCTCGACCCGAGAGTCAGGATCTGA
- a CDS encoding ABC transporter permease, with protein MTATSTTPDTRSGAEPVDAVPPSNRSAGGAAAVLRRLWSRPGSRIALVAVALMILAAIAAPLLTGLEGQDPDTYHDELLNSATGGSPLGSFGGISAHHWLGVEPTTGRDLFARLVYGARISLSVAAGATLGQLALGLLVGLSAGLAGRRLDALLSRFTDLALSLPSLFFSIALLAVVPASFPRPLLLCIILAAFGWASTARIVRAETMVLREREYVSAALLTGASTWWIARREILPGLVAPVVTYTALALPANMVAEAGLSFLGLGVRPPTPSWGQMLSGATTWFQVDPTYVLIPALTLLLCVLAFTALGESLRVALDPKAVRNPKQARAARLRKNGKKADR; from the coding sequence ATGACCGCCACCAGCACCACTCCTGACACCCGGTCGGGCGCGGAGCCGGTCGACGCCGTCCCGCCGAGCAACCGCTCGGCGGGCGGCGCCGCCGCCGTCCTGCGCCGGCTCTGGTCCCGGCCCGGCTCGCGCATCGCGCTGGTCGCGGTCGCCCTGATGATCCTGGCCGCGATCGCCGCGCCGCTGCTCACCGGCCTCGAAGGCCAGGACCCCGACACCTACCACGACGAACTGCTGAACTCCGCCACCGGCGGCAGCCCCCTCGGCAGCTTCGGCGGCATCAGCGCCCACCACTGGCTGGGCGTGGAACCCACCACCGGCCGCGACCTCTTCGCCCGGCTCGTCTACGGCGCGCGGATCTCGCTCTCGGTCGCTGCCGGGGCCACCCTCGGCCAGCTGGCGCTCGGCCTGCTGGTCGGCCTCTCGGCCGGACTCGCCGGGCGCCGCCTGGACGCCCTGCTGAGCAGGTTCACCGATCTCGCACTGTCGCTGCCCAGCCTGTTCTTCTCGATCGCGCTGCTCGCCGTCGTCCCGGCGTCCTTCCCGCGCCCGCTGCTGCTCTGCATCATCCTGGCCGCCTTCGGCTGGGCGTCGACGGCCCGGATCGTCCGGGCCGAGACGATGGTGCTGCGCGAGCGCGAGTACGTCTCCGCCGCGCTGCTGACCGGGGCGAGCACCTGGTGGATCGCCCGCCGGGAGATCCTGCCCGGGCTGGTCGCGCCCGTCGTCACCTACACCGCGCTGGCGCTGCCGGCCAACATGGTGGCCGAGGCGGGCCTGTCCTTCCTCGGACTGGGCGTCAGGCCGCCCACCCCCTCCTGGGGACAGATGCTCTCCGGCGCCACCACCTGGTTCCAGGTCGACCCGACGTACGTGCTGATCCCGGCGCTGACGCTGCTGCTCTGCGTCCTCGCCTTCACCGCCCTGGGCGAGTCGCTGCGCGTCGCCCTCGACCCGAAGGCGGTACGGAACCCGAAGCAGGCCCGCGCCGCTCGCCTCCGCAAGAACGGGAAGAAGGCCGACCGATGA
- a CDS encoding ABC transporter substrate-binding protein — MLRPARIALFGLPALLVGGLLTACGSSGSTNSAGAASFNAATCQGGTLYVLDQSKESSGYDPAVLYTSGGGAIPRLFFRTLTTRQSVAGDEGTKVVPDLATDTGEASENATVWTYHLKPGLKFSDGSAITSADIKYGVERSFSSQLAGGPPYLRDWLIGGESYQGPYGSNPDLASITTPDASTIVFHLRKSEGDFPYLAAETQFAPVPKAKDTGKNYNTDPVSSGPYMIAGFTKGQSLDLVRNPNWSRSTDSQRLACPDKIDISLGLSPAVINQRLSASIGNDADSITTDTPLDPATLAKIAGNPALKKRTVTGTFAQTTYLAFNVTKKPFDNQLVREAFSYAVDRTAIVNGEGGSQLATPATTFDPTSLTGAYHPYDYYPAGATGDPAKAKQLLAQAGYPNGLTVSLAYDTALNAPDATALQQAYAKAGITLQLNGIDDSDFQSQVGNTSTEPALALTSWGADWPSGAPFLSPIFDGRQIVKGGGNFNLAQFNDPAVNAQIDKINQITDHATAQQAWGDLDAQLGKLALTVPLYSPVDEVLFGSHVKNTYVDQWRGWYDIASVSVK, encoded by the coding sequence ATGCTGCGCCCTGCCCGAATAGCCCTTTTCGGCCTGCCCGCACTCCTCGTCGGCGGTCTGCTGACCGCCTGCGGCAGCAGTGGCTCCACCAACTCGGCCGGTGCCGCCTCCTTCAACGCGGCCACCTGCCAGGGCGGCACCCTCTACGTCCTGGACCAGAGCAAGGAGAGCAGCGGCTACGACCCCGCCGTGCTGTACACCTCCGGCGGCGGCGCCATCCCGCGGCTGTTCTTCCGCACGCTGACCACCCGGCAGAGCGTCGCGGGCGACGAGGGCACCAAGGTCGTCCCCGACCTGGCCACCGACACCGGCGAGGCCAGCGAGAACGCGACGGTGTGGACGTACCACCTCAAGCCCGGCCTGAAGTTCTCCGACGGTTCGGCGATCACCTCCGCCGACATCAAGTACGGCGTGGAGCGGTCCTTCTCCTCGCAGCTGGCCGGCGGACCGCCGTACCTGCGGGACTGGCTGATCGGCGGCGAGAGCTACCAGGGCCCCTACGGCAGCAACCCGGACCTGGCCTCGATCACCACCCCGGACGCCTCCACCATCGTCTTCCACCTGCGGAAGTCCGAGGGCGACTTCCCCTACCTGGCGGCGGAGACCCAGTTCGCCCCGGTGCCCAAGGCGAAGGACACCGGCAAGAACTACAACACCGACCCGGTCTCCTCCGGCCCCTACATGATCGCCGGCTTCACCAAGGGGCAGTCGCTGGACCTGGTCCGCAACCCCAACTGGTCGCGCTCCACCGACAGCCAGCGGCTGGCCTGCCCGGACAAGATCGACATCAGCCTGGGCCTGTCCCCGGCCGTCATCAACCAGCGGCTGAGCGCCTCCATCGGCAACGACGCGGACTCCATCACCACCGACACCCCGCTGGACCCGGCCACCCTGGCCAAGATCGCCGGCAACCCCGCGCTGAAGAAGCGCACCGTCACCGGCACCTTTGCCCAGACCACCTACCTGGCCTTCAACGTCACCAAGAAGCCCTTCGACAACCAGCTGGTCCGCGAGGCCTTCTCCTACGCGGTCGACCGCACCGCCATCGTCAACGGCGAGGGCGGGAGCCAGCTCGCCACCCCGGCCACGACGTTCGACCCGACCAGCCTCACCGGTGCCTACCACCCCTACGACTACTACCCGGCCGGCGCCACCGGCGACCCGGCCAAGGCCAAGCAGCTGCTGGCCCAGGCCGGCTACCCGAACGGGCTGACCGTGTCGCTGGCCTACGACACCGCCCTCAACGCCCCCGACGCGACGGCGCTGCAGCAGGCGTACGCCAAGGCCGGGATCACCCTCCAGCTCAACGGCATCGACGACTCCGACTTCCAGAGCCAGGTCGGCAACACCAGCACCGAGCCCGCGCTCGCCCTCACCAGCTGGGGCGCCGACTGGCCGAGCGGCGCGCCCTTCCTCAGCCCGATCTTCGACGGTCGGCAGATCGTCAAGGGCGGCGGCAACTTCAACCTCGCCCAGTTCAACGACCCCGCGGTGAACGCCCAGATCGACAAGATCAACCAGATCACCGACCACGCCACCGCCCAGCAGGCATGGGGCGACCTCGACGCCCAGCTCGGCAAGCTCGCGCTGACCGTGCCGCTCTACAGCCCGGTCGACGAGGTCCTCTTCGGCTCGCACGTGAAGAACACCTATGTGGACCAGTGGCGCGGCTGGTACGACATCGCCTCCGTCTCGGTCAAGTGA
- a CDS encoding nitronate monooxygenase, producing the protein MTSSAVSALARYPVWQAPMAGGASCPALAAAVSEAGGLGFLAAGYKTPEAVREEVVQLRALLSGQSLGGQTLGGQTLGDRQRFGVNLFLPQPEPDGPTRAAVAEYRRRLAVEAERLATPLGDPDRSADDDFDAKVELLLADPVPVVSFTFGCPSPEVLKAFADVGTVTVATVTGAAEAVAARQAGADALCVQGVEAGGHQGTHRDDPRRDGSALGLLPLLAEVREAVPLPLVAAGGLMRGAQIAAVLAAGADAAQLGTAFLPCPESGAHPLHRQALTDPGFGWTELTRAFSGRPARGLVNRFMREHGGSAPSAYPQVHHLTAGLRQAAARSGDPQGMALWAGQGHRLARPLPAGELVRLLAEELRDAQES; encoded by the coding sequence ATGACCTCGTCCGCAGTCAGCGCACTCGCCCGGTATCCGGTCTGGCAGGCACCCATGGCCGGCGGGGCGTCCTGCCCCGCGCTGGCGGCTGCCGTGTCCGAGGCCGGCGGCCTCGGCTTCCTCGCCGCCGGATACAAGACCCCCGAGGCCGTGCGGGAGGAGGTCGTGCAGCTGCGCGCGCTGCTCAGCGGGCAATCGCTCGGCGGGCAAACGCTCGGCGGGCAAACGCTCGGCGACCGCCAACGGTTCGGCGTCAACCTCTTCCTTCCGCAGCCGGAGCCGGACGGCCCGACCCGCGCCGCCGTCGCCGAGTACCGGCGGCGGCTCGCCGTGGAGGCGGAGCGGCTGGCGACGCCGCTGGGCGACCCGGACCGGAGCGCCGACGACGACTTCGACGCCAAGGTGGAGCTGCTGCTGGCCGATCCGGTGCCGGTGGTCTCGTTCACCTTCGGCTGCCCCTCCCCCGAGGTGCTGAAGGCCTTCGCCGACGTCGGCACCGTCACCGTCGCCACGGTGACCGGGGCCGCGGAGGCGGTCGCCGCCCGGCAGGCCGGAGCCGACGCTCTCTGCGTCCAGGGCGTGGAGGCCGGCGGCCACCAGGGCACGCACCGCGACGACCCGCGACGCGACGGCAGCGCCCTGGGGCTGCTACCCCTGCTCGCCGAGGTGCGCGAGGCGGTCCCGCTGCCGCTGGTCGCGGCCGGCGGGCTGATGCGCGGAGCACAGATCGCCGCCGTACTGGCGGCCGGGGCCGACGCCGCCCAGCTCGGCACGGCGTTCCTGCCCTGCCCCGAGTCGGGTGCCCATCCGTTGCACCGACAGGCCCTGACCGACCCCGGGTTCGGCTGGACGGAGCTCACCCGGGCCTTCTCCGGACGCCCCGCCCGCGGCCTGGTCAACCGGTTCATGCGCGAGCACGGCGGGTCCGCGCCGTCGGCCTACCCGCAGGTCCACCATCTGACCGCCGGGCTGCGGCAGGCCGCCGCCCGCTCCGGCGATCCGCAGGGGATGGCGCTGTGGGCCGGCCAGGGCCACCGGCTGGCCCGCCCGCTGCCGGCCGGCGAGTTGGTCCGGCTGCTCGCCGAGGAACTGCGGGACGCCCAGGAGTCGTAG
- a CDS encoding OsmC family protein: MTHGYDVTVDWTGDLGTGTDNYRAYSRAHEVLAEGKPGILGSADPAFRGDPARWNPEELLVASIAQCHMLWYLHLCAMGGVVVTGYEDRAHGEMVMDATGGGGQFSEVLLRPEVTVTDASMVEKARALHGGVHAVCFIARSVNFPIRHEPVVHVQGA, encoded by the coding sequence ATGACGCACGGCTACGACGTCACCGTCGACTGGACCGGCGACCTCGGTACAGGTACGGACAACTACCGGGCCTACAGCCGCGCCCACGAGGTGCTGGCCGAGGGCAAGCCCGGAATCCTCGGCTCCGCCGACCCGGCCTTCCGCGGCGACCCGGCCCGCTGGAACCCCGAGGAACTGCTCGTCGCCTCGATCGCCCAGTGCCACATGCTCTGGTACCTGCACCTGTGTGCGATGGGCGGGGTCGTCGTCACCGGGTACGAGGACCGTGCCCACGGAGAGATGGTCATGGACGCCACGGGTGGTGGCGGGCAGTTCAGCGAGGTGCTGCTCCGTCCCGAGGTGACCGTCACCGATGCGTCGATGGTGGAGAAGGCCCGGGCGCTCCACGGTGGGGTGCACGCGGTGTGCTTCATCGCCCGCTCGGTGAACTTCCCGATCCGCCACGAACCCGTGGTCCACGTCCAGGGGGCCTGA
- a CDS encoding LCP family protein, whose protein sequence is MTASAAVLLTAGVSWYSYRQLTTGVRTSDVLSMTQRNAPAQLDNSVNLLLIGLDSRKDMNGNDLPSWVVRDELQAGSSSDVGGYNTNSLIVIHIPAGGKAKAQAFSIPRDDYVMTYNGDGTQQGMHKIKEAYGLAKAASMAALEDKGYKGAQLEQASREVGRAATITTVQKFLNLRIDHFAEVNLIGFYDIAQAIGPINVCLKNATSDPAMNGQGSGANFHAGINTLSTPAEALAFVRQRHNLTDTEGNGNGGDFARTHRQQAFIASAEIALKQQGVLGDVSRMQSLFDVVKKDIVIDDQWNLLDFAQQAPNLSGGNVVFNTLPVAALKSVYIPGEGTQDVNFVSVHQVQSTVQALIDQDPAPSASAAGSAAASAGGSGSTPVAQATVDVFNGSGVTGGAAAESAVLAAAGYTKGQISTHAPAARTRVLYGAGAAEAGKQIAAKLGVAAPVASSEVTAGHVAVILGTGFTLPSAPVGGAPSSGGSVGSGGGGSGGSGSGGSGSGGSAAPSPSGTANLVFQGSAVQGGGIPCVE, encoded by the coding sequence GTGACGGCCTCCGCCGCCGTGCTGCTCACGGCCGGCGTCTCCTGGTACTCGTACCGTCAGCTGACGACCGGGGTGCGGACCTCGGACGTGTTGTCGATGACCCAGCGGAACGCGCCGGCGCAGCTGGACAACTCGGTGAACCTGCTGCTGATCGGACTGGACAGCCGCAAGGACATGAACGGCAACGACCTGCCGAGCTGGGTGGTCCGGGACGAGCTGCAGGCCGGCTCCTCCAGCGATGTCGGCGGCTACAACACCAACAGCCTGATCGTCATTCACATCCCGGCCGGCGGCAAGGCCAAGGCCCAGGCGTTCTCGATCCCGCGCGACGACTACGTCATGACCTACAACGGCGACGGCACCCAGCAGGGGATGCACAAGATCAAGGAGGCCTACGGGCTGGCCAAGGCCGCGTCGATGGCAGCTCTGGAGGACAAGGGCTACAAGGGGGCGCAACTGGAGCAGGCGAGCCGGGAGGTGGGGCGCGCGGCGACCATCACCACCGTGCAGAAGTTCCTCAACCTGCGGATCGACCACTTCGCCGAGGTCAACCTGATCGGCTTCTACGACATCGCCCAGGCGATCGGGCCGATCAACGTCTGTCTGAAGAACGCGACCTCCGACCCGGCCATGAACGGCCAGGGCTCGGGAGCGAACTTCCACGCCGGGATCAACACCCTGAGCACGCCCGCCGAGGCTCTGGCCTTCGTCCGGCAGCGGCACAACCTGACGGACACCGAGGGCAACGGCAACGGCGGCGACTTCGCCCGCACCCACCGCCAGCAGGCGTTCATCGCCTCGGCCGAGATCGCCCTCAAGCAGCAGGGCGTCCTGGGCGACGTGAGCAGGATGCAGAGCCTGTTCGACGTGGTGAAGAAGGACATCGTCATCGACGACCAGTGGAACCTGCTGGACTTCGCCCAGCAGGCGCCCAACCTGTCCGGCGGCAACGTCGTCTTCAACACCCTGCCGGTGGCGGCGCTGAAGTCCGTCTACATTCCGGGCGAGGGGACCCAGGACGTCAACTTCGTGAGCGTCCATCAGGTGCAGAGCACGGTCCAGGCGCTGATCGACCAGGACCCGGCGCCGTCGGCCTCGGCCGCCGGCTCCGCCGCGGCCTCCGCCGGCGGGTCGGGGTCCACCCCGGTGGCTCAGGCCACGGTGGACGTCTTCAACGGCTCCGGGGTCACCGGCGGCGCGGCGGCGGAGTCGGCGGTGCTGGCGGCGGCCGGCTACACCAAGGGCCAGATCAGCACGCACGCTCCGGCCGCCAGGACCCGGGTGCTGTACGGCGCGGGCGCGGCGGAGGCCGGGAAGCAGATCGCCGCGAAGCTCGGGGTGGCCGCCCCGGTGGCCAGCTCGGAGGTCACGGCGGGCCATGTAGCGGTGATCCTCGGCACGGGCTTCACCCTGCCGAGCGCTCCCGTCGGCGGCGCGCCGAGCAGCGGCGGCAGCGTCGGCTCGGGTGGTGGCGGTAGCGGTGGCTCGGGTAGCGGCGGCAGCGGTAGCGGTGGCAGTGCGGCTCCGTCGCCGTCGGGCACCGCCAACCTGGTCTTCCAGGGCAGCGCGGTACAGGGAGGCGGCATCCCCTGCGTCGAGTGA
- a CDS encoding DUF6542 domain-containing protein gives MPAPLGPGLLVGMPLLGAVLSGGGLGLLYTVSAVVGAVAAAWLSGQSGLWWVATGAPAVVLLVALVARAATDSGAGTGAALATHALAWTAHAFPVMVIVTVAVLLVVLVRVVRERGRGRG, from the coding sequence GTGCCCGCTCCACTCGGACCGGGACTGCTGGTAGGTATGCCGCTGCTGGGCGCCGTGTTGAGCGGGGGCGGACTGGGACTGCTGTATACGGTGTCAGCGGTGGTCGGTGCGGTCGCGGCGGCCTGGCTGTCCGGGCAGTCCGGGCTCTGGTGGGTTGCGACCGGCGCCCCGGCGGTGGTGCTGCTGGTCGCCCTGGTCGCACGGGCTGCCACCGACTCCGGCGCCGGTACGGGCGCCGCCCTGGCGACCCATGCGCTGGCCTGGACGGCGCATGCCTTCCCGGTGATGGTGATCGTCACGGTTGCGGTGCTGCTGGTTGTCCTGGTGCGCGTGGTGCGGGAGAGAGGGCGTGGCCGTGGCTGA
- a CDS encoding acetylxylan esterase: MLTAAKGRSHPPGAPPPPRGEGSGTQWVEDFMTRGIEDPNAHYYRRLITDCVRAVDAAAGLAPSWSRPTTATRGPTT, from the coding sequence GTGCTAACGGCAGCGAAAGGCCGTTCCCATCCGCCGGGCGCTCCGCCGCCGCCCCGCGGCGAGGGCAGCGGCACCCAGTGGGTCGAGGACTTCATGACCCGGGGCATCGAGGACCCGAACGCCCACTACTACCGGCGGCTGATCACCGACTGCGTGCGCGCCGTGGACGCCGCCGCCGGGCTCGCCCCGAGCTGGTCGCGACCTACCACCGCTACGCGGGGGCCAACGACATGA
- a CDS encoding winged helix-turn-helix transcriptional regulator codes for MTGTGARSGDGQRTERSSAVCDRSLAKAFGFLGKRWNGLLLAALIPGPLGYADLRRAVGTISDSVLAERLAGLTRAGLVLRRVEPGPPLSVEYRLTPAGQALLPAMDELAAWAAENLPDDGPCTGGHLGPADPRVDPLDRPGACAGD; via the coding sequence ATGACGGGAACGGGAGCGCGAAGCGGTGACGGACAGCGGACGGAGCGCAGCTCCGCGGTCTGCGACCGGTCACTGGCGAAGGCCTTCGGGTTCCTGGGCAAGCGCTGGAACGGCCTGCTGCTGGCGGCCCTGATCCCCGGGCCGCTCGGCTACGCGGATCTGCGCCGGGCCGTCGGCACCATCAGCGACTCGGTGCTGGCGGAGCGGCTGGCCGGGCTCACCCGAGCGGGGCTGGTGCTGCGGCGGGTCGAGCCCGGCCCCCCGCTGTCGGTCGAGTACCGGCTCACCCCGGCCGGCCAGGCCCTGCTTCCCGCGATGGACGAACTCGCGGCCTGGGCCGCCGAGAACCTGCCGGACGACGGCCCCTGCACGGGCGGGCACCTGGGCCCCGCGGACCCCCGGGTGGACCCCCTGGACCGGCCCGGCGCCTGCGCCGGGGACTGA
- a CDS encoding malonic semialdehyde reductase, producing MTDLSVAPAPGLTALDAAGRAALFTEARTANSFADTPVTDEELSSIWELARWAPTAANLQPLRVLYVRTPEGRERLLGHMAEGNRAKTASAPAVAVLAVDSRFYEHIPHTLPFRPELKDVYEGNAELQQRAVDFNGPMQAAYFILSVRAHGLAAGPMGGFDREGLDADFFADGRWKSILVVNIGHPGENPWFDRLPRLDHEEIVRWA from the coding sequence ATGACCGATCTCTCCGTGGCACCGGCACCGGGTCTGACCGCGCTCGACGCGGCAGGCCGGGCCGCGCTCTTCACCGAGGCCCGCACCGCCAACTCCTTCGCCGACACCCCGGTCACGGACGAGGAGCTGAGCAGCATCTGGGAGCTCGCCCGGTGGGCGCCCACCGCTGCCAACCTCCAGCCGCTGCGCGTGCTCTACGTCCGCACCCCCGAGGGCCGCGAGCGGCTGCTCGGCCACATGGCCGAAGGCAACCGGGCGAAGACCGCCTCGGCCCCGGCCGTCGCGGTGCTGGCCGTCGACAGCCGGTTCTACGAGCACATCCCGCACACCCTCCCGTTCCGGCCCGAGCTCAAGGACGTCTACGAGGGCAACGCGGAACTGCAGCAGCGGGCCGTCGACTTCAACGGCCCGATGCAGGCCGCCTACTTCATCCTGTCCGTCCGCGCCCACGGCCTGGCCGCCGGTCCCATGGGGGGCTTCGACCGGGAGGGCCTGGACGCGGACTTCTTCGCCGACGGCCGGTGGAAGTCGATCCTGGTCGTCAACATCGGCCACCCCGGCGAGAACCCCTGGTTCGACCGGCTGCCCCGGCTCGACCACGAGGAGATCGTCCGCTGGGCCTGA